Proteins from a single region of Verrucomicrobiia bacterium:
- a CDS encoding glutathione peroxidase — translation MAQIVSAQTNVSLYDIPLKDIDGKDTSLRAYQGKVLLIVNVASKCGFTPQYEGLEALQKKYEGQGFTVLGFPCNDFMGQEPGTAAEIKTFCSSKYNVTFPLFEKLHVKGGEQHPLYAELTGKSSPFPGGITWNFNKFVVSRDGKIVDRFGSMDKPESPKVTAAIDAAVAKK, via the coding sequence ATGGCGCAAATTGTTTCGGCTCAAACTAATGTTTCGTTATACGATATTCCGCTCAAGGATATTGATGGCAAGGACACTTCGCTGCGGGCATATCAGGGCAAGGTGCTGCTGATTGTCAATGTGGCATCAAAGTGCGGGTTCACGCCGCAATACGAGGGGCTGGAAGCGTTGCAGAAAAAATACGAGGGCCAGGGTTTCACGGTGCTTGGTTTTCCGTGCAATGATTTCATGGGCCAGGAGCCGGGAACCGCCGCGGAGATCAAGACATTTTGTTCGTCGAAATATAATGTGACGTTTCCGCTGTTCGAGAAATTGCATGTGAAAGGCGGCGAGCAACACCCGCTTTACGCCGAGTTGACGGGTAAGAGTTCGCCATTCCCGGGGGGCATCACGTGGAACTTCAATAAGTTCGTGGTGAGTCGCGATGGGAAAATTGTGGATCGCTTCGGTTCGATGGACAAACCGGAATCGCCGAAGGTCACGGCGGCGATTGATGCGGCGGTGGCGAAGAAGTAA
- a CDS encoding glycosyltransferase produces MKPKIAVLIPCYQEEKTIAKVVRDFRAALPEAEVYVFDNNCTDRTAEFAREAGAIVRREKRQGKGYVVASMFEQVEADIYVMVDGDGTYDASRVEVLLGPIRNGDADMTVASRLFEFKDKSFRNFHILGNRLVCGIINWMFKSDINDIFSGYRAFTREAAKLIPITARGFDVETELTLQALYRGLVIKEVEAPYGERPEGSESKLKTGSDGIRVLMKLFLMIRSYKPLTFFGGLGLVLFIAGMLVSIWPVEEFLIEHFVRSVPSAVLAAALVILSAFSVGLGLVLNSINLRLLEVEKLIRKWR; encoded by the coding sequence TTGAAACCGAAGATTGCGGTGTTGATTCCTTGTTATCAGGAGGAAAAGACTATTGCGAAGGTGGTGCGGGATTTTCGCGCGGCGCTGCCGGAGGCGGAGGTTTATGTGTTTGATAATAATTGCACGGACCGTACGGCGGAGTTCGCGCGGGAAGCGGGTGCGATTGTGCGGCGCGAGAAACGGCAGGGGAAGGGTTACGTGGTGGCCTCGATGTTCGAGCAGGTCGAGGCGGATATTTATGTGATGGTGGATGGCGACGGGACTTATGACGCGAGCCGAGTGGAGGTTTTGCTGGGGCCGATCCGCAACGGCGACGCGGACATGACGGTGGCGAGCCGGTTGTTTGAATTCAAGGACAAGTCGTTTCGCAATTTTCACATCCTCGGCAACCGGCTCGTGTGCGGCATCATCAACTGGATGTTCAAGTCGGACATCAACGATATTTTTTCGGGGTATCGCGCGTTTACGCGGGAAGCGGCGAAATTGATTCCAATCACGGCGCGCGGGTTTGACGTGGAGACGGAGCTGACGTTGCAGGCGTTGTATCGCGGGTTGGTGATCAAAGAGGTTGAGGCGCCGTACGGCGAACGGCCCGAAGGCAGCGAATCGAAATTGAAGACGGGCTCGGACGGCATCCGCGTGCTGATGAAATTATTTTTGATGATCCGTTCGTACAAGCCGCTGACTTTTTTTGGCGGGCTGGGTCTGGTGTTGTTCATCGCAGGAATGCTGGTGAGCATCTGGCCGGTGGAGGAATTTTTGATCGAGCATTTTGTCCGCAGCGTGCCGAGCGCGGTGCTGGCGGCCGCGCTGGTGATTTTATCGGCGTTCAGCGTGGGGCTGGGGCTGGTGTTGAATAGTATCAATCTGCGGTTGCTGGAAGTGGAGAAGTTGATTCGGAAGTGGCGGTGA
- a CDS encoding class I SAM-dependent methyltransferase has translation MARALTAPINVQRIDTTNEFTIEADPFFAQDLRQMAKAVNYRQWQFKMISPYLGRKVLEVGGGIGNFTPDLARVADSVVSVEPNNYCYAQLAEKTRGMPNVKVYNITAESLDRFMGADYQADTVVCMNVLEHLEDDELAVNTFSKRLAPGGLLVLLIPAVPWLFGEIDRRLGHYRRYSKGSAAALMRKTGMTMVRMRYFNFIGVWGWLWNARVAKSLTQSDGQIHFFDNYIVPWESRLEKVIAPPVGQSLLVVARKG, from the coding sequence ATGGCGCGAGCCTTGACGGCACCCATCAACGTGCAACGAATTGACACAACAAACGAGTTCACGATCGAGGCCGACCCTTTTTTCGCGCAGGACCTCCGGCAGATGGCGAAGGCTGTCAACTATCGCCAGTGGCAATTCAAAATGATTTCGCCGTATCTCGGCCGAAAAGTGTTGGAGGTGGGCGGAGGCATCGGAAATTTCACGCCGGATTTGGCGCGGGTGGCGGATTCGGTGGTGAGCGTGGAACCGAATAATTATTGTTACGCGCAACTGGCCGAGAAGACTCGCGGGATGCCGAACGTGAAGGTTTATAATATCACGGCGGAATCGTTGGACCGGTTCATGGGCGCGGATTATCAGGCGGATACAGTGGTGTGCATGAATGTGCTCGAACATCTGGAGGATGACGAACTGGCGGTGAATACGTTCAGCAAACGGCTCGCGCCGGGCGGGTTGCTGGTATTGCTGATTCCGGCGGTTCCGTGGTTGTTCGGCGAGATTGACCGGCGGTTGGGGCATTACCGGCGTTATTCAAAAGGCTCGGCGGCGGCGTTGATGCGGAAGACCGGGATGACGATGGTGCGGATGCGGTATTTTAATTTCATCGGCGTGTGGGGGTGGTTGTGGAATGCGCGCGTGGCGAAGAGCCTTACGCAGAGCGATGGGCAGATACACTTTTTTGATAATTATATTGTCCCGTGGGAATCGCGGCTGGAGAAGGTAATCGCGCCGCCGGTGGGGCAGTCGTTGTTGGTGGTGGCCAGGAAAGGATGA
- a CDS encoding PEP-CTERM sorting domain-containing protein produces the protein MTTSKLLKTAVCVAVASLGVTALQAQNLLTDPGFENQTPAANGGWNLFNGAAFSSAQAHTGTMSMLDTGAGGFSVPGSDEVLPTGPGVEYQLTGFGLISSAIPANGDTDNGILQITFWSGPNATGNNLGSIDISNGGIATGANNAQLSNPVNSSSPVGQWIPLDTGIAQAPVGAVSLEAFTLVLDQDPTAVYFDDLTLTLVQAPEPGTLTLLGLSLLGIPAFAWRRKK, from the coding sequence ATGACTACCTCTAAGCTCCTCAAAACGGCGGTTTGTGTCGCAGTGGCTTCGCTCGGCGTGACCGCTCTTCAAGCGCAAAACCTGCTAACGGATCCAGGTTTTGAAAATCAAACACCCGCGGCAAATGGCGGCTGGAACCTGTTCAATGGCGCTGCCTTTTCCTCGGCTCAGGCTCACACTGGCACCATGTCCATGTTGGATACTGGGGCTGGTGGTTTCAGTGTCCCTGGCAGTGATGAAGTATTGCCAACCGGTCCTGGCGTAGAATATCAATTGACAGGTTTCGGATTAATTTCCAGCGCAATTCCGGCCAACGGAGACACCGATAATGGCATATTGCAAATCACTTTTTGGAGCGGCCCGAATGCTACCGGAAATAATCTTGGCAGTATTGACATCTCCAACGGCGGCATTGCCACTGGAGCCAATAATGCCCAGCTTTCCAATCCCGTCAACTCCAGCAGTCCCGTGGGTCAATGGATTCCGCTCGACACCGGCATCGCCCAGGCGCCGGTTGGCGCTGTGTCACTCGAAGCATTCACCCTCGTGCTGGATCAGGATCCCACTGCGGTTTATTTCGACGATTTGACTCTCACGCTGGTTCAAGCTCCTGAACCCGGAACCTTGACCCTGCTCGGCCTGTCGCTGCTCGGCATTCCCGCTTTCGCGTGGCGCCGCAAGAAATAA